One Streptomyces drozdowiczii DNA segment encodes these proteins:
- a CDS encoding helix-turn-helix domain-containing protein, whose amino-acid sequence MRISSIGPVETIVSWTFLLPPARILTVNDGTEEPTTLALAVARAVAELRQSERLTLEGLADRSGLHRTTIGLAERGERLLSLAAASRLASAFGMRLSDLIAFAERNITASGDGPTMTSSATVIPRGRKRIVNPQHGENGQAFRALTGVGVEAIIEAIEETYETLDLIDDELRSKGSPPVSGLVELANLSSMIGNLLGAGFAAASGGAYIRNRPHAFPDLVPQFEGLPDLELKTALETNTPKGHLPKAGTYLTFRYVLATKDGLYTRGRANRGDTPWIWEVRCGALRKEDFSVSNTDGDSGKTAVIKSSAFKGMTRVFYAPEFLPYASRTGDYGDHSQLTIQPQ is encoded by the coding sequence ATGCGCATCTCCTCGATCGGTCCGGTGGAGACTATAGTCTCCTGGACCTTCCTGCTGCCACCTGCTCGGATACTGACCGTGAATGACGGTACCGAAGAACCGACGACGCTCGCCCTGGCGGTGGCTCGTGCGGTGGCAGAACTGCGCCAGTCCGAGCGCCTGACCCTGGAGGGCCTGGCCGACCGGAGCGGCCTGCACCGCACGACGATCGGCCTGGCCGAACGCGGTGAACGGCTGCTTTCCCTGGCAGCCGCATCCCGACTCGCATCCGCCTTCGGCATGCGATTGTCGGATCTTATCGCCTTTGCCGAGCGCAATATCACGGCCTCCGGCGACGGGCCGACCATGACTTCCTCGGCCACGGTGATCCCGCGCGGGCGCAAGCGCATTGTCAACCCGCAGCACGGCGAGAACGGCCAAGCCTTTCGCGCCCTTACCGGGGTCGGGGTGGAGGCAATCATCGAAGCAATCGAAGAAACATACGAAACCCTTGACCTGATAGACGACGAGCTGAGGTCGAAGGGCAGCCCGCCTGTATCCGGGCTCGTCGAGCTGGCGAACTTGTCCAGCATGATCGGGAATCTCCTCGGTGCCGGATTCGCCGCCGCCTCCGGCGGAGCCTATATACGGAACCGCCCGCACGCCTTTCCCGACCTCGTCCCGCAATTCGAGGGGCTTCCGGACCTTGAGCTGAAGACGGCTCTGGAGACCAATACCCCCAAGGGGCATCTGCCGAAGGCCGGCACCTATCTCACGTTCCGCTACGTCCTTGCCACGAAGGACGGCCTTTACACCAGAGGAAGAGCGAACCGTGGCGACACCCCCTGGATCTGGGAGGTGCGCTGTGGGGCGCTGCGGAAAGAGGACTTCTCGGTGAGCAACACCGATGGTGACAGCGGCAAGACCGCCGTCATCAAAAGTAGTGCTTTCAAGGGCATGACAAGAGTGTTCTACGCCCCCGAATTCCTTCCGTACGCGAGTCGGACGGGCGACTACGGAGACCACAGTCAATTGACGATCCAGCCGCAGTAG
- a CDS encoding ATP-binding protein codes for MTPLPTAVAPQAPATATAFTQRFSSTPRGARLARRLALHQLDAWGVPHGSTASDTVAVLVAELAANAVTHGRVPGRDFELALRLTGRTLRIEVSDARGERRPPAGGVTDPAPLAEEGRGLLLVSALAARWEVLDRVPVGKTVAAELELPG; via the coding sequence ATGACACCACTGCCCACCGCGGTCGCCCCCCAAGCTCCGGCCACCGCGACCGCGTTCACCCAGCGCTTCAGCTCCACCCCGCGCGGCGCCCGGCTCGCCCGGCGGCTCGCGCTGCACCAGCTCGACGCCTGGGGCGTGCCGCACGGCAGCACGGCCTCGGACACCGTCGCCGTGCTCGTCGCGGAGCTGGCCGCCAACGCCGTCACGCACGGCCGCGTGCCCGGCCGCGACTTCGAGCTGGCCCTGCGGCTCACCGGCCGCACCCTGCGCATCGAGGTCTCCGACGCCCGCGGCGAACGCCGCCCGCCCGCCGGGGGCGTGACCGATCCCGCGCCCCTCGCCGAGGAGGGCCGGGGCCTGCTCCTGGTGTCGGCGCTCGCCGCCCGCTGGGAGGTGCTGGACCGCGTCCCGGTGGGCAAGACGGTCGCGGCCGAGCTGGAGCTGCCGGGCTGA